A DNA window from Aspergillus nidulans FGSC A4 chromosome I contains the following coding sequences:
- a CDS encoding putative ssDNA binding protein Ssb3 (transcript_id=CADANIAT00007624), whose translation MSLQTPRVLPSHLHAFNPSTSGPRSAPPVRLLGTVTALHGDTATITCGTHGDVTLILKPDSHLQMGKLVEVVGKVAEIDGGLGIRVLATTDWGNPADCDYKIYEKVVDVTHRLKPIFYESPE comes from the exons ATGTCTCTACAAACTCCCCGCGTTCTCCCCTCACACCTACACGCCTTCAACCCCTCCACCTCTGGCCCACGCAGCGCACCCCCAGTCCGACTCCTCGGCACGGTCACAGCGTTACACGGCGACACAGCAACGATTACCTGCGGGACACATGGCGATGTGACGTTGATCTTGAAGCCCGACTCACATCTGCAGATGGGGAAACTTGTTGAGGTCGTAGGGAAGGTTGCGGAGATTGATGGTGGTCTTGGAATCCGTGTTCTGGCCACAACAGATTGGGGGAATCCGGCTGACTGTG ACTATAAGATCTACGAAAAGGTTGTTGATGTGACACATCGGCTTAAGCCTATTTTCTATGAGTCGCCTGAATGA
- a CDS encoding putative GATA transcription factor (Ams2) (transcript_id=CADANIAT00007625), with protein sequence MLCHFSMRTNVNLDSSQGALYFRQRYPELVAQLGQDYTVYAYDYSEYETPLVGQGMLSWVLASSSPTPNAPAHRSKTMVTGRVCKNVLGLFSKGAQETLEVKLRLVPVPTALQREYLDSMQKYRELSNVIPHDFDAQAWTDFLRQNPGLMAPSSQQAAQASSPVDHSGIERFHQILSAGSTPREIVSIPTHQSYRPTSPAQSALSTVSRVHTPGSQFPIQQQEQSAPRPQHLERSQSDVIRPSSSASMRDADFHSYAKSNRRDSIHSGYGSCEESSEQQPRKRAKLYRADAPGKADLNIERQPSSLRVAASTAASVRIHRPTPINPLISAAQNSNEEPVRPPTPISDMNHLPRRARPLPSLLRESSTQSTSQSNQYNSPYAMSDDHPSVEPTTTSPEESRYQGLFEPSFSMPSSPPILDNALPTRSSPVLPPMRADLDSGFMSTGIDDLLDDELGPPLDNARPASKNSTKPTRTVRSAAQASSPASVAGMLEDRVIEIPDNQPENEPVNSMELPSSAAQNASVSGAEVSAENFPVSGTPFEQQHQQQVKDAPVTLPRASRATSSRPSSRASVRHTPKPLAPAPISQSELEQLLSAIPESDPVLPSDGAAAETPAPNSVNEEGKPRSGAGARRLKQVKQVQLRLERCIREGQAPPYCENCGAIETPTWRRAHSKVFEGSEEDANEHTKDPLVFFWQPVETNEQGKVTKYKVYKKKLTDDENDFALVLLCNPCGIWLQKCKSMRPENRWNKASYEKRKRPRRTRKDAGPLSTNKRPGGRSTSEPSKPDASSPGVSDASSPAADDDTTPGPDNDAGKAGETEGQKNDDAQEPPAKRRRANSAEPRKSSDRAGSRWHEGDAREALRRAIQSSPARNLAGGNTSAPGERNLPPKSVRRVLFPNSQNEGGPLRALGDSVLNSPKRGSRVPGVQEANKEPGEKENQAVNDLERLFESPSFEFELCASPTPKRRNQRLTTSDKRHSLPYISPVKSRRDGAIDITPTRTPARRLQRVQSSPGSVPHQNRTPGRSRSLIPDLPPMSDDIFGTAAFQGMDEMIVDIFSDNANSALHTDPLFALDSRNVSNNNWADWLPSDLSPSKSDRNQNNDDADIINALLSDADIQKDMFQYPDPRTLDSGFFSSDAVQADGMALEKTNVSKSQATNTEQV encoded by the exons ATGCTGTGTCACTTCTCGATGCGCACTAATGTGAATTTGGACTCTAGTCAAGGTGCTCTATACTTTCGACAACGATA TCCGGAGTTGGTCGCTCAGCTGGGACAGGATTATACCGTCTACGCCTACGATTACTCGGAATATGAGACACCCCTTGTAGGACAGGGAATGCTATCATGGGTTCtggcctcgtcctctcctaCCCCGAATGCGCCGGCTCACCGATCAAAGACAATGGTAACCGGTCGGGTCTGCAAAAATGTGCTAGGTTTATTTTCGAAAGGCGCCCAGGAGACACTAGAGGTTAAACTGCGATTGGTGCCGGTCCCGACAGCCTTGCAACGTGAATACTTGGATAGCATGCAGAAGTACCGGGAGCTCAGCAATGTCATTCCCCACGACTTCGATGCACAGGCATGGACGGATTTCTTGCGTCAAAACCCCGGCTTGATGGCGCCCTCATCCCAGCAAGCTGCCCAAGCATCATCCCCCGTGGACCATTCCGGTATTGAAAGGTTTCATCAGATTCTTAGCGCAGGCTCCACACCAAGGGAAATCGTGTCAATACCGACTCATCAATCGTACCGACCGACATCTCCTGCACAGTCAGCTTTAAGCACGGTAAGCAGAGTTCACACGCCTGGAAGTCAATTCCCGatccagcaacaagaacAGTCCGCACCACGGCCCCAACACCTTGAGCGAAGTCAGAGCGACGTTATCCGTCCTTCATCTAGTGCATCCATGCGCGATGCCGATTTCCATTCTTATGCAAAGTCCAACCGCAGGGATTCAATACATTCAGGGTATGGTAGCTGCGAAGAGTCCTCGGAACAACAGCCTAGGAAAAGGGCCAAATTATACCGGGCCGATGCCCCTGGCAAGGCCGACTTGAACATCGAGAGACAACCAAGCTCTTTAAGAGTGGCGGCTAGCACAGCAGCTTCCGTTCGTATTCATCGCCCCACGCCAATCAACCCGCTCATATCTGCGGCTCAGAACTCGAACGAAGAACCCGTTCGTCCGCCTACGCCTATTTCAGATATGAACCACCTGCCCCGTCGCGCGCGCCCTCTTCCCAGCCTTCTCCGAGAATCATCGACGCAGAGCACTAGCCAGAGCAATCAGTACAATTCACCATATGCCATGAGCGACGATCATCCTTCTGTAGAACCGACGACAACATCGCCCGAGGAATCTCGTTACCAGGGTCTATTTGAACCGTCCTTTTCTATGCCGTCCTCGCCTCCAATTTTGGACAACGCGCTGCCTACTCGGTCTAGTCCTGTCCTTCCACCCATGAGGGCTGACCTAGATTCCGGATTCATGAGTACTGGCATTGACGACCTTCTGGACGATGAGCTCGGGCCCCCGCTTGATAATGCAAGGCCAGCGTCAAAAAACTCAACTAAGCCCACGCGGACCGTTCGTTCTGCGGCCCAAGCGAGTTCCCCCGCCAGTGTTGCTGGTATGCTTGAAGACCGTGTTATTGAAATCCCCGACAACCAGCCGGAGAATGAACCCGTCAACAGCATGGAGTTGCCAAGCAGCGCAGCTCAAAACGCTTCTGTCAGCGGCGCTGAGGTTTCAGCTGAGAATTTTCCTGTCAGTGGGACCCCCtttgagcagcagcaccagcagcaggtgAAAGATGCCCCAGTCACCTTGCCCCGTGCTTCTAGGGCTACTTCATCGCGACCTTCTTCACGCGCCAGTGTGAGGCACACGCCCAAGCCGCTAGCGCCGGCTCCTATATCCCAGAGTGAGCTGGAGCAACTTCTTAGCGCAATCCCTGAGAGCGATCCCGTCTTGCCAAGTGATGGTGCGGCCGCAGAGACTCCAGCTCCGAATTCTGTCAACGAGGAaggcaaacctcgcagcGGTGCCGGTGCCAGGCGACTGAAACAAGTTAAGCAAGTCCAACTACGCCTCGAAAGGTGCATCCGCGAGGGACAGGCGCCACCCTATTGTGAAAACTGTGGGGCTATTGAGACCCCTACTTGGCGCAGAGCTCACTCCAAAGTCTTCGAGGGGAGCGAGGAAGACGCCAATGAGCACACCAAGGACCCTTTGGTATTCTTCTGGCAGCCTGTCGAGACAAACGAGCAGGGAAAGGTCACAAAGTACAAGGTCtacaagaagaagttgacgGATGACGAAAATGATTTTGCACTGGTCCTACTTTGCAACC CTTGTGGTATctggcttcagaaatgcAAAAGCATGCGCCCTGAGAATAGGTGGAACAAAGCTAGCTAcgaaaaaagaaaacgacCGCGCAGGACTCGCAAAGATGCTGGGCCGCTTTCGACTAATAAGCGCCCCGGTGGCCGCAGCACAAGCGAGCCGTCTAAGCCAGATGCTTCCTCACCAGGCGTATCAGACGCTTCGAGCCCAGcagctgatgatgatactACCCCGGGTCCGGATAATGATGCTGGTAAGGCGGGCGAAACTGAAGGACAAAAGAACGATGATGCTCAGGAACCGCCAGCAAAGCGCCGCCGCGCAAACAGTGCAGAACCTCGCAAATCATCTGACAGAGCAGGAAGCCGCTGGCATGAGGGGGATGCAAGGGAAGCGCTTCGGCGGGCAATTCAATCCAGCCCTGCTAGGAATCTTGCAGGTGGCAATACTTCAGCCCCGGGTGAGAGAAACCTGCCTCCCAAGTCAGTGAGGAGAGTATTGTTTCCTAATTCGCAGAACGAGGGGGGTCCTTTGCGAGCATTAGGCGACTCGGTCTTGAACAGTCCTAAGCGAGGCTCACGCGTCCCCGGCGTCCAAGAAGCGAACAAGGAGCCcggcgagaaagagaacCAGGCTGTGAATGACTTAGAGCGGCTCTTCGAGAGTCCCTCTTTTGAATTTGAGCTTTGTGCTAGTCCCACCCCCAAGCGACGAAATCAACGCCTGACTACATCGGACAAGCGACACTCACTTCCCTATATCTCGCCTGTCAAGTCTCGAAGAGACGGAGCTATTGATATAACCCCAACTCGAACTCCTGCACGTCGGCTGCAGCGCGTCCAGAGCAGTCCTGGGTCTGTTCCCCACCAGAACCGGACACCTGGGCGATCTCGCTCGCTTATTCCTGACCTTCCGCCGATGTCAGATGATATCTTCGGCACAGCTGCATTTCAAGGCATGGACGAGATGATTGTAGATATCTTCTCCGACAATGCCAACTCGGCGCTTCACACAGATCCATTATTCGCACTCGATTCCAGAAATGTGTCGAATAATAACTGGGCAGATTGGCTCCCTTCTGATCTTTCCCCATCCAAATCGGACAGGAACCAGAACAATGATGATGCGGACATCATCAACGCACTTCTTTCTGATGCCGACATTCAAAAAGACATGTTCCAGTACCCTGATCCTCGAACCCTTGACTCTGGCTTTTTCAGCTCAGATGCAGTCCAGGCGGATGGAATGGCCCTCGAGAAAACAAACGTGTCCAAGAGCCAAGCCACAAACACGGAACAGGTTTAG
- a CDS encoding TPR domain protein (transcript_id=CADANIAT00007626) has product MDVHDVFSIEQYFHLLKDQERTLRNALGHRGQSWKATKPRDELIKSFWEHHIIGRQDTFALPDTFKIKTSFLPPAYPPCTAPMADLKKVAISDLRLETHHRGLYVLLRAVTPAASMTGIMVIVEDEARDVLLLQLYNQEERLEKDGRLVEGKVVLVKEPYLKVLADKSYGIRVDHLSDVKFLSEHDEQIPPAWRQKDTEFDISANDWKLKGNKWFEKESYHLAIDCYSRALESSPSAEEAITIRLNRALSSLKAHEFEAALRDLDLQPTDPKSLEKALFRKAQALYHLGRFRESCETHEILAKQFPENTIAKTEFSRANARLAEQQKGQYQFKRLQREAAKRVPPQLDHATYIGPVAVKMTDSRGRGLFTTAAVKAGDLLLCEKAFAHTFHTAKNPKRNLSLLLNLEAKAMTIGTQAQLMSLLVQKLSKNPKLGEVFRDLYHGGFQPVDVSEVDGLPVVDTFLVERAMSLNCFGCPASSRESHIESIRVRGPENGEKVFESCGIWPLASYINHSCDSNARRSFIGDMMVIRATRDLPDNTELTFWYESPLIGGSAAKAMDLQHWGFKCSCIICTDIAQTNRNELKRRRTFLGTFKKLFDSPSRVPDPVRLEALFSAIEDTYSRPVSEIPRIALWGPALSLAKLYTARRNSRKAIDFGLKSLESLGYVIEGGHIVNQNRNNSTDAELVVKKWGLLPDTVIMCWMNLSSLVP; this is encoded by the exons ATGGATGTCCACGACGTCTTCTCGATCGAGCAGTACTTCCACCTGCTCAAGGACCAGGAACGTACTCTGCGCAATGCCCTAGGGCACAGAGGCCAGAGCTGGAAAGCAACAAAGCCTCGCGACGAACTCATTAAGTCTTTCTGGGAACATCATATAATAGGTCGACAGGATACATTTGCATTGCCCGATACTTTCAAAATCAAAACCTCTTTCCTGCCGCCGGCATACCCTCCATGCACCGCGCCCATGGCGGACTTGAAGAAAGTCGCCATCAGTGACCTCCGCCTTGAGACCCATCATCGTGGTTTGTATGTTCTTCTAAGAGCTGTCACCCCTGCAGCGAGTATGACGGGAATTATGGTCATAGTTGAGGACGAGGCGAGAGATGTGCTCCTTTTGCAGCTCTACAATCAGGAGGAGCGGCTTGAGAAGGACGGCCGTCTCGTCGAAGGAAAGGTGGTTCTTGTAAAGGAGCCTTATTTAAAGGTTTTGGCAGACAAAAGTTATGGAATTCGAGTTGACCATCTCTCTGACGTGAAGTTTCTGTCGGAACATGACGAACAGATCCCGCCGGCCTGGAGGCAAAAGGACACGGAATTCGACATTTCCGCCAACGACTGGAAACTGAAAGGCAATAAATGGTTTGAAAAGGAGAGCTATCATCTGGCCATTGACTG CTACTCTAGAGCTCTTGAATCATCCCCCTCCGCCGAGGAAGCCATCACGATCAGACTCAATCGCGCCCTTTCCTCCCTTAAAGCCCACGAGTTTGAAGCGGCGCTTCGTGATCTCGACTTACAGCCGACAGACCCTAAATCCCTCGAGAAAGCCCTTTTCCGCAAGGCGCAGGCTCTCTACCATCTCGGACGGTTTCGAGAGAGCTGCGAAACGCACGAGATTCTCGCCAAACAGTTTCCAGAAAATACCATCGCGAAGACCGAGTTCAGCCGCGCCAATGCACGACTTGCCGAACAGCAGAAAGGTCAGTATCAGTTCAAGCGCCTGCAGCGTGAGGCAGCAAAGCGTGTTCCACCGCAGCTCGACCACGCCACATATATCGGCCCTGTCGCTGTGAAGATGACGGATTCTCGCGGACGAGGCCTCTTCACAACTGCTGCCGTCAAAGCCGGTGATTTGCTCCTCTGCGAGAAAGCCTTTGCGCATACCTTTCACACAGCAAAGAATCCGAAACGGAACCTTAGCCTGCTTCTCAACTTGGAGGCGAAAGCCATGACAATAGGTACTCAGGCACAGCTTATGTCCCTGCTTGTGCAAAAGCTTTCCAAGAATCCAAAGTTGGGTGAAGTCTTTCGGGATCTTTATCATGGGGGGTTCCAGCCTGTTGATGTATCGGAAGTCGACGGCTTGCCCGTGGTGGACAC CTTCCTCGTCGAACGCGCCATGTCTCTAAACTGCTTCGGTTGCCCTGCTTCCTCTCGCGAATCCCACATCGAGAGCATTCGCGTCAGAGGACCTGAAAATGGTGAAAAGGTGTTCGAATCATGCGGTATCTGGCCGCTGGCGTCGTACATAAACCACTCTTGCGACAGTAATGCCCGACGCTCTTTCATTGGCGATATGATGGTCATCCGCGCAACTCGGGATCTCCCTGATAACACAGAGCTGACCTTCTGGTATGAATCGCCATTGATCGGCGGTTCCGCCGCAAAGGCCATGGATCTACAGCACTGGGGGTTCAAGTGCAGCTGCATTATCTGTACCGACATTGCTCAAACCAACAGGAACGagttgaagagaaggagaactTTCTTAGGCACCTTCAAAAAGCTCTTTGACTCCCCCTCTCGCGTTCCGGATCCCGTGCGACTCGAGGCTCTTTTCTCCGCGATCGAAGACACGTATAGCCGCCCTGTGTCCGAAATCCCTCGTATTGCCCTCTGGGGCCCGGCGCTATCTCTCGCAAAGTTGTATACCGCACGTAGAAATTCACGCAAAGCCATTGACTTTGGGCTCAAGAGTCTTGAGTCTCTTGGCTACGTTATTGAGGGAGGACATATAGTCAACCAAAACAGGAACAACAGCACTGATGCTGAACTTGTCGTCAAAAAATGGGGTCTCCTGCCAGACACCGTAATCATGTGCTGGATGaacctctcctcccttgTACCGTGA
- a CDS encoding protein lccA (transcript_id=CADANIAT00007627), translating into MVLLRHLHSYTTTVPETGVIREYHFNLERITAFSDGRERFALVINDSIPGPTIKAVGVIPWSSMSQIVCRTASKMAPVCIFTEWRAMQYGTTWYHSHIGLQAWEGLFGGIVIHGPASENYDKDLGVMFLNYWDISTVDELRDYAQSEGPPTLDNVLINGTNVYGSDEGNKTGRRWNTTFVKSTSYRLRLVNEAVDTHSKFMVDNYTLTVIANDLVPTQPYETTVLDIAMGQRYDVIITADQASVADSFWLRAIPQEACSENESSDNIRDVGLRLHGLLLRRRPLKPHTDGEPAKRLKQRLLYKSESVTLGTNTENLFRWKLNSTSMHVDWTDPILLEIYRNHSVSTFANTSGVVELPKANEWVYVVIETELTVPYPIHLHGHVSVIIAQGTGTYNSSSDNLIDTLGAANLPRRDTAMLKETVYLIVGFYTDNPGAWLMHCHIGWHTEEGLRDAVY; encoded by the exons ATGGTGCTCCTACGACATCTACACAGCTACACTACAACCGTCCCCGAAACGGGCGTAATTCGCGAATATCACTTTAATCTCGAGCGGATCACCGCATTCTCCGATGGCCGCGAGCGATTCGCGCTGGTCATCAACGACTCCATCCCTGGGCCCACCATAAAAGCCGTTGGGGTGATACCGTGGTCGTCTATGTCGCAAATAGTTTGCCGGACAGCGTCAAAAATGGCACCAGTGTGCATTTTCACGGA GTGGCGCGCGATGCAGTACGGCACAACCTGGTATCATAGCCACATTGGACTCCAAGCGTGGGAGGGACTCTTTGGAGGCATCGTGATTCATGGCCCTGCGAGTGAGAATTACGACAAAGATCTGGGGGTAATGTTCTTGAATTACTGGGATATAAGCACAGTTGACGAGCTTCGTGACTATGCACAGTCAGAGGGACCACCAACGCTGGATAACGTGTTGATTAACGGAACTAACGTATACGGCTCTGATGAGGGTAACAAAACTGGACGGAGATGGAACACTACGTTCGTCAAAAGCACAAGCTACAGGCTCCGCTTAGTGAATGAAGCTGTCGACACACACTCCAAGTTCATGGTTGATAACTACACACTCACTGTGATTGCGAATGATCTTGTGCCCACCCAACCGTATGAGACAACCGTTCTTGATATTGCAATGG GCCAACGCTACgatgtcatcatcaccgccgATCAAGCCTCTGTGGCAGACAGTTTCTGGCTCCGAGCAATCCCGCAAGAAGCCTGCTCTGAAAACGAGTCGTCCGATAACATCAGAG ACGTCGGCCTACGACTACACGGACTCCTGCTCCGGCGAAGACCCCTCAAACCTCACACCGATGGTGAACCCGCTAAGCGTCTCAAGCAGCGCCTTCTATACAAGTCAGAATCAGTGACACTCGGAACGAACACAGAGAATCTCTTCCGTTGGAAGCTAAATAGTACCTCGATGCACGTTGACTGGACAGATCCTATCCTACTGGAGATATATCGCAACCATTCGGTATCGACGTTTGCGAATACTAGTGGCGTCGTGGAGCTCCCCAAAGCAAACGAATGGGTCTATGTCGTTATCGAAACGGAGCTCACCGTTCCCTATCCCATCCATCTGCACGGACATGTCTCCGTCATTATTGCCCAGGGCACGGGAACTTACAATAGTAGCAGTGACAACCTGATCGACACACTGGGTGCGGCAAACCTGCCACGTCGCGACACAGCCATGCTCAAGGAAACTGTGTACCTTATAGTTGGATTTTACACTGATAACCCTGGTGCGTGGCTTATGCATTGCCATATTGGATGGCATACCGAGGAGGGGCTTCGCGATGCAGTTTATTGA
- a CDS encoding uncharacterized protein (transcript_id=CADANIAT00007628) yields MKGEKKTAEGVAAPASEQVENTTVHTVTGSEAFNQALIQEKPHLLSPTNLLLCACLMVGFCCQTMNGYDGSLFSGLLANTIFLDHFNGRDAGIWAGLVSAMYQIGGVSALPFVGPAIDTWGRRFGMFLGSFMIVLGAVVSGTTIANASVGQFMGGRFLLGFGVSIAAAAGPIYVVETTHPAWRGMVTGYCNTFWFIGSILASGAVRGSITLDNNQSWLIPLWLQLVFSGIIICTCWMIPESPRWLYVHGKQEKAVEVLTKWHGLGNRDSLWVKLQISEYDAHLNMDGSDKKFWDYRSLFNRRSSIYRLCCNCFFAIFAQWAGNGVLTYYLVPALRGAGFTSDVTQANINLGYACFQFFWALVGAAFVDSLGRRPMMLLGMAGCCVVWIAILSASSQVNNSDGTLNSAASNATLGFIFIFGAAFSFFITPLQALYPVEVLSYEMRAKGMAFSSLAVNAAGLLNQFAWPVSLDNIGWKTYIVFVVWDAIQTVIMYFFFPETKDRTLEELDQIFEARNPVKASTRKTAIAVDAENNVKF; encoded by the exons ATGAAGGGTGAaaagaagacggccgagGGTGTCGCTGCCCCGGCCTCGGAACAGGTT GAGAATACGACAGTTCATACGGTGACCGGCAGCGAAGCGTTCAATCAGGCCCTTATCCAGGAAAAACCACACCTCCTGAGTCCAACCAACCTGCTGCTGTGCGCCTGTTTGATGGTCGGATTCTGCTGCCAGACAATGAACGGCTACGACGGCTCCCTGTTCAGTGGATTGCTCGCCAataccatcttcctcgaTCACTTCAACGGTCGAGACGCTGGCATCTGGGCCGGTCTGGTTTCTGCCATGTACCAGATCGGCGGCGTCAGTGCGCTTCCGTTCGTTGGTCCGGCCATCGACACCTGGGGCCGTCGGTTTGGAATGTTCCTGGGCAGTTTCATGATCGTTCTTGGAGCGGTCGTGTCCGGGACCACGATCGCGAATGCAAGTGTGGGCCAATTCATGGGCGGCCGCTTCTTGCTTGGGTTTGGCGTCTCTatcgccgctgccgctggGCCTATTTATGTCGTTGAAACCACACATCCAGCGTGGCGTGGTATGGTGACTGGCTATTGCAACACCTTCTGGTTCATCGGGTCTATCCTTGCGTCTGGCGCTGTCCGGGGTTCTATCACCCTTGACAATAACCAGTCCTGGCTGATCCCGCTCTGGTTGCAGCTAGTCTTCTCAGGTATCATCATCTGTACTTGCTGGATGATCCCTGAGTCGCCGCGGTGGCTGTATGTCCACGGCAAGCAAGAGAAGGCCGTCGAGGTTCTGACTAAATGGCACGGCCTTGGCAACCGCGATTCTCTCTGGGTCAAATTGCAGATTTCTGAGTACGACGCTCACTTGAACATGGACGGTTCG GACAAGAAATTCTGGGACTACCGCAGCTTATTCAACCGCCGGAGCAGTATCTACCGTCTCTGCTGCAACTGCTTCTTTGCCATATTCGCCCAATGGGCTGGAAATGGCGTGCTGACCTACTATCTAGTTCCCGCCCTCCGCGGCGCCGGCTTCACATCCGACGTCACCCAGGCAAATATCAACCTTGGGTACGCCTGCTTCCAATTCTTCTGGGCCCTTGTCGGTGCTGCCTTTGTTGACTCGCTCGGCCGTCGTCCTATGATGCTCTTGGGTATGGCTGGGTGCTGTGTTGTTTGGATTGCCATTCTATCTGCGTCCAGTCAGGTAAATAACTCGGACGGCACACTCAACAGCGCCGCATCCAACGCTACTCTCGGCTTTATATTCATTTTTGGCgctgccttctccttcttcattaCCCCCCTGCAGGCCTTATACCCCGTTGAGGTCCTATCATATGAAATGCGTGCCAAGGGCATGGCTTTCTCCTCGCTTGCGGTCAACGCAGCAGGACTGCTCAACCAGTTCGCATGGCCGGTGTCCTTGGACAACATTGGATGGAAAACTTACATTGTGTTCGTCGTCTGGGACGCCATCCAGACAGTGATCatgtacttcttcttccctgagACAAAGGATCGCACG ctggaagaactcgaTCAGATTTTCGAGGCTCGCAATCCTGTGAAGGCTTCGACTAGGAAGACAGCTATTGCGGTCGATGCCGAAAACAATGTCAAATTTTAG